Proteins found in one Massilia sp. H6 genomic segment:
- a CDS encoding NADPH-dependent FMN reductase: protein MATRNIAVIVGSLRKESFTRKVAQSMIELAPASLHLEIVEIRDLPLYNQDDETAHPPAAFTAFRERIAQADAILFCTPEYNRSVSGALKNAIDVGSRPYGKAAYQGKPCAVVSVSPGALGGFGANHHLRQMLPFLDMPCMPAPEAYVGGVADKYDGPRLIDDGTRDFFQTFIDAFAAWVERHAK from the coding sequence ATGGCTACAAGGAATATCGCCGTTATCGTCGGCAGCCTGCGCAAGGAGTCGTTCACCCGCAAGGTGGCGCAGTCGATGATCGAGCTGGCCCCGGCCAGCCTGCACCTGGAAATCGTCGAGATCCGCGACCTGCCGCTGTATAACCAGGACGACGAGACCGCCCATCCTCCGGCCGCGTTTACCGCGTTTCGCGAGCGCATCGCCCAAGCCGATGCCATCCTGTTCTGTACGCCCGAATACAACCGCTCGGTGTCGGGGGCGCTCAAGAATGCGATCGATGTCGGTTCGCGCCCCTACGGAAAAGCGGCTTACCAGGGCAAACCCTGCGCGGTGGTCAGCGTGTCGCCCGGTGCGCTGGGCGGCTTCGGCGCCAATCACCACCTGCGCCAGATGCTGCCTTTCCTGGACATGCCCTGCATGCCGGCGCCGGAAGCCTATGTCGGGGGCGTGGCCGACAAGTACGACGGACCCCGCCTGATCGATGACGGTACGCGGGATTTTTTCCAGACCTTCATCGATGCCTTCGCCGCCTGGGTCGAGCGCCATGCAAAGTGA
- the ispF gene encoding 2-C-methyl-D-erythritol 2,4-cyclodiphosphate synthase yields the protein MALASYNPAPPFRIGTGYDCHALVEGRKLIVGGVTIPHRLGLLGHSDADVLLHAIIDSLLGAAALGDIGKHFPDTDPMFAGADSRTLLREVGHRVVATGYTIGNIDATIIAQAPKMAPHIPHMISRIAEDLGVSPQQVNIKAKTNEKLGFLGREEGMAAESVAMLIRVPD from the coding sequence ATGGCACTTGCTTCTTACAATCCCGCACCGCCGTTTCGCATCGGAACCGGCTATGACTGTCACGCACTGGTCGAAGGGCGCAAGCTCATCGTCGGTGGTGTGACCATTCCCCACCGCCTGGGCCTGCTCGGACACTCCGATGCCGATGTGCTGCTGCACGCTATCATCGATTCCTTGCTGGGCGCTGCCGCGCTGGGCGATATCGGCAAGCATTTCCCGGACACCGATCCGATGTTCGCCGGCGCCGATTCGCGCACGCTGCTGCGCGAGGTGGGACACCGCGTCGTGGCGACCGGCTATACCATTGGCAACATCGATGCGACCATCATCGCGCAGGCGCCCAAGATGGCGCCGCATATTCCGCACATGATCTCGCGCATTGCTGAAGACCTGGGCGTGTCGCCACAGCAAGTGAACATCAAGGCCAAGACCAACGAGAAGCTGGGTTTTCTCGGGCGCGAAGAGGGCATGGCGGCCGAGTCGGTGGCGATGCTGATCCGGGTGCCAGACTAA
- the ispD gene encoding 2-C-methyl-D-erythritol 4-phosphate cytidylyltransferase translates to MTNPSDSRRAARYIGLIPAAGVGARMAANSPKQYLQVGAKPMLRHTLDAFVSSPLIAHTYVVVSADDPLIDAIVPGQGVTVLRHGGASRMESVRNGLRALHGLLSEDDWVLVHDAARPGLDAELIARLIVETGEHPAGGLLALPVVDTVKRCVADEVATVSRAGLWLAQTPQMFRYHLLCRALDAATDPDMITDDASAVEALGLAPKLVEGHPRNLKVTLPADIRIAEMYLAAYASPAPAATSPETN, encoded by the coding sequence ATGACGAACCCATCAGATAGCAGGCGGGCAGCGCGCTATATCGGCCTGATTCCGGCTGCCGGGGTTGGCGCGCGCATGGCAGCGAACAGCCCCAAGCAATACCTGCAGGTCGGCGCCAAGCCGATGCTGCGCCATACGCTCGACGCCTTTGTGTCGAGTCCATTGATCGCGCACACCTATGTGGTGGTCAGCGCCGACGATCCCCTGATCGATGCGATTGTCCCTGGCCAGGGCGTGACGGTGCTGCGCCATGGCGGGGCCAGCCGCATGGAGTCGGTGCGCAATGGCCTGCGCGCGCTGCACGGCCTTCTTTCCGAGGACGACTGGGTACTGGTGCACGACGCGGCCCGGCCCGGCCTGGATGCGGAACTCATCGCGCGCCTGATCGTCGAAACGGGTGAGCATCCGGCCGGCGGCCTGCTGGCGCTGCCGGTGGTCGATACCGTCAAGCGCTGCGTCGCGGACGAGGTGGCTACGGTCTCGCGCGCCGGACTGTGGCTGGCCCAGACACCGCAGATGTTCCGTTACCACTTGCTGTGCCGCGCCCTGGACGCGGCCACCGATCCAGACATGATCACCGACGACGCGAGTGCGGTTGAAGCGCTCGGACTGGCCCCCAAATTGGTGGAAGGACACCCGCGCAACCTGAAAGTGACGCTGCCGGCGGACATCCGGATTGCCGAGATGTATCTGGCTGCCTATGCCAGCCCAGCCCCAGCGGCCACCTCACCTGAAACGAACTGA
- a CDS encoding NUDIX domain-containing protein, with protein sequence MTVELKETRIDGGIVYDGPFLKVERDQVRLPDGSVSHRELIRHPGAVVILPLLPDGRVLLERQFRYPNAQVFIEFPAGKIDPGEDHLACAKRELEEETGYQAGTWRFVCTIHNAIAYSDEHLELFLAEDLVEGEQRLDDGEFLETFTTTVPELLGMVQRGEITDVKTIIGAFWLEKILAGSWTPA encoded by the coding sequence ATGACCGTGGAACTGAAAGAAACCCGCATCGACGGCGGCATCGTCTACGACGGCCCCTTCCTGAAGGTCGAACGCGACCAGGTGCGCTTGCCCGATGGCTCTGTCTCTCACCGCGAACTGATCCGTCACCCGGGGGCGGTGGTGATCCTGCCGCTGCTGCCCGATGGCCGCGTGCTGCTGGAACGCCAGTTTCGGTATCCCAATGCGCAGGTGTTCATCGAGTTTCCCGCCGGTAAAATTGATCCGGGCGAAGACCATCTCGCGTGCGCCAAGCGCGAACTCGAAGAAGAAACCGGCTACCAGGCCGGCACCTGGCGCTTCGTCTGCACCATCCATAACGCCATCGCCTACTCGGACGAGCATCTCGAGCTGTTCCTGGCCGAAGACCTGGTCGAAGGCGAGCAACGGCTCGACGACGGCGAATTTCTCGAGACCTTCACGACGACCGTGCCCGAACTGCTCGGGATGGTCCAGCGCGGCGAGATTACCGATGTAAAAACCATCATCGGCGCATTCTGGCTCGAGAAAATCCTGGCCGGCAGCTGGACGCCCGCTTGA
- a CDS encoding DUF2818 family protein translates to MDPSLAVWLVVAMSFAAANLPFLSERVFGLVPLKAGRAADGTVRTKSLLLRLLELTVLYFVVGALARLLESSIGGVFAQGWEFYAITGCLFLVLAFPGFIWRYLRKQRR, encoded by the coding sequence GTGGATCCCTCTTTGGCCGTCTGGCTGGTGGTCGCGATGTCGTTTGCGGCCGCCAACCTGCCTTTTCTCTCCGAGCGCGTGTTCGGCCTTGTTCCCCTCAAGGCCGGCCGCGCCGCCGACGGTACCGTGCGCACCAAGTCGCTCCTGCTGCGCTTGCTGGAGCTGACTGTCTTATACTTTGTCGTCGGCGCCCTGGCACGCCTGCTCGAATCCAGCATCGGCGGCGTATTCGCGCAGGGCTGGGAGTTCTACGCCATTACCGGGTGCCTGTTCCTGGTGCTGGCTTTTCCGGGCTTTATCTGGCGCTATCTGCGCAAGCAGCGTCGCTGA
- the nuoN gene encoding NADH-quinone oxidoreductase subunit NuoN: MNEMNSTLLTAADTNLVPVYAEIFLLIAASAILLIDMYLKEGKRNLTYALTLLTIGGCAVLSFADFSAGTTVFTFSGMYVSDPMGNLLKLFTYLATAMTLVYSRQYSGDRGMMSGNLGGEFYVLALFSMLGQMIMISGNSMLSLYLGLELMSLSLYALVALRRDHASATEAAMKYFILGALASGFLLYGISMIYGATGSLDITTIGQLTMVTDVPNKTILIFGLVFVVAGLAFKLGAVPFHMWVPDVYQGSPTAVTLLLGGAPKLATLAVTFRILVEALPGFAFDWQQMLMVLAVLSLALGNITAIAQTNIKRMLAYSTIAQMGFVLLALLTGVVDGDNSDAASSYSAAMYYMITYVLTTVGSFGLIMMLARAGHEAELISDFKGLGRRSPWFAIVMTILMFSLAGVPPMVGFMAKWAVLQAVANAGMVWLAIVAVMFSLIGAYYYLRIVKTIWFDEALDTAAIHTPTDMRVVMSLNGVAVVVLGIVPGWLLAVCYSAMQATLAK, translated from the coding sequence ATGAATGAAATGAACTCCACCCTGCTCACGGCGGCCGACACCAACCTGGTGCCGGTCTATGCCGAAATCTTCCTGCTCATTGCAGCGTCCGCGATCCTCTTGATCGACATGTACCTGAAGGAAGGCAAGCGCAACCTGACCTACGCGCTGACGCTCCTGACGATCGGCGGCTGCGCCGTGCTGTCGTTCGCCGACTTCAGCGCCGGCACCACCGTATTCACCTTCAGTGGTATGTACGTGTCTGACCCGATGGGCAACCTGCTCAAGCTGTTTACCTATCTGGCTACCGCCATGACTCTGGTGTATTCGCGCCAGTACTCCGGCGACCGCGGCATGATGTCCGGAAACCTTGGTGGCGAATTCTACGTGCTGGCACTGTTCTCGATGCTGGGTCAGATGATCATGATCTCTGGTAACAGCATGCTGTCGCTCTACCTGGGACTGGAACTGATGTCGCTGTCGCTGTATGCGCTGGTGGCACTGCGCCGCGACCATGCATCGGCAACCGAAGCGGCGATGAAGTACTTCATCCTGGGCGCGTTGGCATCGGGCTTCTTGCTGTACGGCATTTCGATGATCTACGGCGCCACCGGCTCGCTTGACATCACCACCATTGGCCAGCTGACCATGGTCACGGACGTTCCCAACAAGACCATCCTGATCTTCGGCCTGGTATTCGTGGTGGCTGGTCTTGCCTTCAAGCTGGGCGCGGTTCCTTTCCACATGTGGGTGCCGGACGTCTACCAGGGCTCGCCGACCGCGGTCACGCTGCTGCTGGGCGGCGCACCGAAGCTGGCCACCCTGGCCGTGACCTTCCGCATCCTGGTCGAGGCGCTGCCGGGCTTCGCCTTCGACTGGCAACAGATGCTGATGGTGCTGGCGGTACTGTCGCTGGCGCTGGGTAACATCACCGCGATTGCCCAGACCAACATCAAGCGCATGCTGGCGTATTCGACCATTGCGCAGATGGGCTTCGTGCTGCTGGCCCTGCTTACCGGCGTGGTCGATGGCGACAACAGCGATGCCGCCTCGTCGTACAGCGCTGCCATGTACTACATGATCACCTATGTGCTGACCACGGTCGGCAGCTTCGGCCTGATCATGATGCTGGCGCGCGCCGGCCACGAAGCCGAGCTGATTTCGGACTTCAAGGGCCTCGGCAGGCGCAGCCCGTGGTTCGCGATCGTCATGACGATCCTGATGTTTTCGCTGGCCGGCGTGCCGCCGATGGTCGGTTTCATGGCCAAGTGGGCGGTGCTGCAGGCTGTCGCCAATGCCGGCATGGTGTGGCTGGCGATCGTGGCCGTGATGTTCTCGCTGATCGGCGCTTATTACTACCTGCGCATCGTCAAGACCATCTGGTTCGACGAGGCGCTTGACACCGCCGCCATCCACACCCCGACCGATATGCGGGTGGTGATGTCGCTCAACGGCGTGGCGGTGGTGGTGCTCGGTATCGTGCCAGGCTGGCTGCTGGCGGTGTGCTATAGCGCCATGCAGGCGACGCTGGCCAAATAA
- a CDS encoding NADH-quinone oxidoreductase subunit M, whose translation MMQSISTFPPYLSLAIWLPIVFGLGLLAIGRESNKGLTRMLALVGAVVSFLPTLPLIMYFDNAAHGVQFYEMVSWIERFNVWYKLGVDGLSLWFVPLTAFITIIVVVAAWEVIDERVGQYMGSFLILSGLMIGVFASLDGLLFYFFFEATLIPMYIIIGVFGGPNRVYAAFKFFLYTFFGSLLTLVAIIYLYNASNSFDILEWHKLPLTMNEQILIFIAFFMAFAVKVPMWPVHTWLPDAHVEAPTGGSVVLAAIMLKLGAYGFLRFSLPITPDASHYLAPAVIVLSLIAVIYIGLVALVQKDMKKLVAYSSIAHMGFVTLGFFIFNDMGVQGGIMQAISHGFVSGAMFLCIGVLYDRVHSREIADYGGVVNTMPKFAAFAVLFSMANAGLPATSGFIGEFMVILGAVEFNFWTGLLAGTALILGAAYSLWMVKRVVFGPVGNKNVAALTDLNSREFAILGVLAIATLWMGLYPAPIAETLQVSVSDLLQHVAVSKVP comes from the coding sequence ATGATGCAGTCAATTTCTACATTTCCTCCTTACCTGAGTCTTGCGATCTGGCTCCCGATCGTCTTCGGCCTGGGGCTCCTGGCGATTGGACGCGAATCCAACAAGGGGCTGACCCGCATGCTGGCCTTGGTCGGTGCCGTCGTCAGCTTCCTGCCGACGCTGCCGTTGATCATGTACTTCGACAACGCCGCCCATGGCGTGCAGTTCTACGAAATGGTGTCCTGGATCGAGCGCTTCAACGTCTGGTACAAGCTCGGCGTCGACGGCCTGTCGCTGTGGTTCGTTCCGCTGACCGCCTTCATCACCATCATCGTGGTGGTGGCGGCCTGGGAAGTGATCGACGAGCGCGTCGGCCAGTACATGGGTTCTTTCCTGATCCTGTCGGGCCTGATGATCGGCGTGTTCGCCTCGCTGGACGGGCTGCTGTTCTACTTCTTCTTCGAAGCCACCCTGATTCCGATGTACATCATCATCGGCGTGTTTGGCGGCCCGAACCGGGTGTATGCGGCGTTTAAGTTCTTCTTGTACACCTTCTTCGGTTCGCTGCTGACGCTGGTCGCCATCATTTACCTGTACAACGCATCGAATTCGTTCGACATCCTGGAATGGCACAAGTTGCCGCTCACGATGAACGAGCAGATCCTGATCTTTATCGCCTTCTTCATGGCCTTTGCCGTAAAGGTGCCGATGTGGCCGGTGCACACCTGGCTGCCCGATGCCCACGTGGAAGCGCCCACCGGCGGCTCGGTCGTGCTGGCGGCGATCATGCTCAAGCTCGGCGCCTACGGCTTCCTGCGCTTTTCGCTGCCGATCACCCCAGACGCCTCGCACTACCTGGCGCCGGCGGTCATCGTGCTGTCCCTGATTGCCGTGATCTATATCGGCCTGGTGGCCCTGGTCCAGAAGGACATGAAAAAGCTGGTCGCCTATTCGTCGATCGCCCACATGGGCTTCGTGACCCTGGGCTTCTTTATCTTCAACGACATGGGCGTGCAGGGCGGCATCATGCAGGCAATCTCGCACGGCTTCGTTTCGGGCGCCATGTTCCTGTGTATCGGGGTGCTGTACGACCGCGTGCATTCGCGTGAAATCGCCGACTACGGAGGCGTGGTCAACACCATGCCGAAGTTCGCCGCCTTCGCCGTGCTGTTCTCGATGGCCAATGCCGGCCTGCCTGCCACGTCGGGCTTCATCGGTGAATTCATGGTCATCCTGGGTGCGGTCGAGTTCAACTTCTGGACCGGCCTGCTGGCGGGTACCGCGCTGATCCTGGGCGCCGCCTATTCGCTGTGGATGGTCAAGCGCGTGGTGTTCGGCCCGGTCGGCAACAAGAACGTCGCTGCCCTGACCGACCTGAACAGCCGCGAATTCGCGATCCTGGGCGTGCTGGCCATCGCTACCCTGTGGATGGGCCTGTACCCGGCGCCGATCGCCGAAACGCTGCAGGTGTCGGTCTCGGACCTCTTGCAACACGTCGCAGTAAGCAAAGTGCCTTAA
- the nuoL gene encoding NADH-quinone oxidoreductase subunit L — protein sequence MAGQLNSSLLLAVPLAPLAGSAIAGLLGTKFFGNVVGRKVSHTATILGVLIALIISVQTLMAVLDGAPVFNEDIYTWMNVAGLKLAVGFQIDTLSAMMMCVVTSVSLMVHIYTIGYMAEDEGYNRFFSYISLFTFAMLMLVMSNNFLQLFFGWEAVGLVSYLLIGFWYTRPTAIFANMKAFLVNRVGDFGFILGIGLLLAAAGTMQYDEVFAQSAALATMTVPGTTWPLLTAACICLFIGAMGKSAQFPLHVWLPDSMEGPTPISALIHAATMVTAGIFMVARMSPLFELSDTALSFVIVIGSITALFMGFLGIIQNDIKRVVAYSTLSQLGYMTVALGASAYSVAVFHLMTHAFFKALLFLGAGSVIIGMHHDQDMRNMGGLRKYMPITWITSLLGSLALIGTPFFSGFYSKDSIIEAVHASNIPGAGFANFAVLAGVFITAFYSFRMYFMVFHGESRWNHPVKHSEGHDSDAHHEEESHADSAHGDHHDDHHHHGLQPGDKPHESPWVVTLPLVLLAIPSVIIGYLAIGPMLHGDFFKDVIFVGENHTAMRELSAAFHGAGAMAIHGLQTAPFWLALAGVVAAYYCYMVNPRVPAWFYAKFKPLHTLLDNKYYMDKFNQAVFAGGARAVGGGLWKIGDRGLIDGLLVNGSAKAIGWFSTVVRNLQTGYIYHYAFLMIAGVLATLLYFFPFWRG from the coding sequence ATGGCGGGGCAACTCAATTCCTCACTCTTACTCGCGGTGCCGCTGGCGCCGCTCGCAGGCTCGGCGATCGCCGGCCTGCTGGGTACGAAATTCTTTGGCAACGTGGTCGGCCGCAAGGTCTCCCACACGGCAACCATCCTTGGTGTGCTGATCGCACTGATCATCTCGGTCCAGACCCTGATGGCGGTGCTCGATGGGGCGCCGGTCTTCAACGAAGACATCTATACCTGGATGAACGTCGCCGGCCTCAAGCTGGCGGTCGGCTTCCAGATCGACACGCTGTCGGCAATGATGATGTGCGTGGTGACCTCGGTGTCGCTGATGGTGCACATCTACACGATCGGCTACATGGCCGAGGACGAAGGCTATAACCGCTTCTTCTCGTACATCTCGCTGTTCACGTTCGCGATGCTGATGCTGGTCATGTCCAACAACTTCCTGCAGCTGTTCTTCGGCTGGGAAGCAGTGGGCCTGGTGTCGTATCTCCTGATCGGTTTCTGGTACACCCGCCCGACCGCGATCTTCGCCAACATGAAGGCCTTCCTGGTCAACCGCGTCGGCGACTTCGGCTTCATCCTGGGCATCGGCCTGCTGCTGGCAGCGGCCGGCACCATGCAGTACGACGAAGTGTTCGCGCAGAGCGCGGCGCTGGCGACCATGACCGTGCCGGGCACTACCTGGCCGCTGCTGACGGCCGCCTGCATCTGCCTGTTCATCGGCGCGATGGGCAAGTCGGCACAGTTCCCGCTGCACGTGTGGCTGCCCGATTCGATGGAAGGCCCGACGCCGATCTCGGCACTGATCCACGCGGCGACCATGGTCACTGCCGGTATCTTCATGGTGGCGCGCATGTCGCCGCTGTTCGAGCTGTCGGATACCGCGCTGTCGTTCGTCATCGTGATCGGTTCGATCACCGCGCTGTTCATGGGCTTCCTGGGCATCATCCAGAACGACATCAAGCGCGTCGTCGCATATTCCACGCTGTCCCAGCTGGGCTACATGACCGTTGCGCTGGGCGCGTCGGCGTATTCGGTGGCCGTGTTCCACCTGATGACCCACGCCTTCTTCAAGGCGCTGCTGTTCCTTGGCGCCGGCTCGGTCATTATCGGCATGCACCACGACCAGGACATGCGCAACATGGGCGGCCTGCGCAAATACATGCCGATCACCTGGATCACCTCGCTGCTTGGCTCGCTGGCCCTGATCGGTACCCCGTTCTTCTCGGGCTTCTATTCGAAGGACTCGATCATCGAGGCGGTGCACGCCTCGAACATCCCGGGTGCTGGCTTCGCCAATTTCGCGGTGCTGGCAGGCGTGTTCATCACGGCCTTCTACTCGTTCCGGATGTATTTCATGGTGTTCCATGGCGAGTCGCGCTGGAACCACCCGGTCAAGCACAGCGAAGGACATGACTCGGACGCGCACCACGAAGAAGAATCGCATGCCGATTCCGCGCACGGCGACCACCACGACGACCATCACCACCATGGCCTGCAGCCGGGCGACAAGCCGCACGAGTCGCCTTGGGTCGTGACCCTGCCGCTGGTGCTGCTGGCGATTCCATCGGTGATCATTGGCTACCTGGCCATCGGCCCGATGCTGCATGGCGACTTCTTCAAGGACGTGATCTTCGTCGGCGAGAACCATACCGCGATGCGCGAACTGAGCGCAGCCTTCCATGGCGCAGGCGCCATGGCGATCCATGGCCTGCAGACCGCACCGTTCTGGCTGGCGCTGGCTGGCGTCGTCGCCGCTTATTACTGCTACATGGTCAATCCGCGCGTGCCGGCCTGGTTCTATGCCAAGTTCAAGCCGCTGCACACCCTGTTGGACAACAAGTACTACATGGACAAGTTCAACCAGGCGGTCTTCGCCGGCGGCGCCCGCGCCGTGGGCGGTGGCCTGTGGAAGATCGGCGACCGTGGCCTGATCGACGGCCTGCTGGTCAATGGTTCGGCCAAGGCAATCGGCTGGTTCTCGACCGTCGTGCGCAATCTCCAGACCGGTTACATCTACCACTACGCGTTCCTCATGATCGCCGGCGTGCTGGCGACCCTGCTGTACTTCTTCCCGTTCTGGCGCGGTTAA
- the nuoK gene encoding NADH-quinone oxidoreductase subunit NuoK, with the protein MTLSLAHYLILGAILFAISIVGIFLNRKNIIILLMAIELMLLAVNLNFIAFSHYLGDAAGQIFVFFILTVAAAESAIGLAILVVLFRNLDTINVEDLDSLKG; encoded by the coding sequence ATGACTTTGTCGCTTGCACACTACCTGATCCTGGGGGCGATCCTGTTCGCCATCTCGATCGTGGGTATCTTCCTGAATCGGAAGAACATCATCATCCTGCTGATGGCCATCGAACTGATGCTGCTGGCGGTGAACCTGAACTTCATCGCGTTCTCGCATTACCTGGGCGATGCGGCAGGGCAGATCTTCGTGTTCTTCATTTTGACCGTCGCGGCCGCCGAATCGGCGATTGGCCTGGCGATCCTGGTGGTCCTGTTCCGCAACCTGGACACGATCAATGTGGAAGACCTCGACAGCCTCAAGGGCTGA
- a CDS encoding NADH-quinone oxidoreductase subunit J: MEFTTGLFYVFAAIMVLAALQVITTKNPVYAALFLVLAFFNAAGIWMLLKAEFLAIVLVLVYVGAVMVLFLFVVMMLDINVDRMREGFWGYLPVASAIGALIVLEMGAVLYRAYNMTELSPEAAALNIGGTKELGLLIYTKYIYGFEIAAVVLLVGIIAAVALTLRKRKDAKAIDPAVAVRVKRNDRLRIVKMDAVNQRALDAASGEAAAQAAPAAPAAPAAPKETP, encoded by the coding sequence ATGGAATTTACAACTGGTTTGTTCTACGTGTTCGCGGCCATCATGGTGCTGGCCGCGCTGCAAGTCATCACCACCAAGAACCCGGTCTATGCCGCGCTGTTCCTGGTGCTCGCGTTCTTCAATGCGGCCGGCATCTGGATGCTGCTCAAGGCCGAGTTCCTGGCCATCGTGCTGGTGCTGGTCTATGTCGGCGCCGTGATGGTGCTGTTCCTGTTCGTGGTCATGATGCTCGACATTAACGTCGACCGCATGCGCGAAGGCTTCTGGGGCTACCTGCCGGTGGCGTCGGCCATCGGCGCGCTGATCGTGCTCGAGATGGGTGCGGTGCTGTACCGCGCCTACAACATGACCGAACTCTCGCCCGAGGCCGCCGCGCTGAACATCGGCGGTACCAAGGAACTGGGCCTGCTGATCTATACCAAGTACATCTACGGCTTCGAGATCGCTGCCGTGGTCCTGTTGGTGGGCATCATTGCCGCCGTCGCCCTGACCCTGCGCAAGCGCAAGGACGCCAAGGCAATCGACCCGGCCGTCGCGGTGCGCGTCAAGCGTAACGATCGCCTGCGCATCGTCAAGATGGACGCGGTCAACCAGCGCGCCCTCGACGCGGCATCGGGCGAGGCCGCAGCCCAGGCAGCACCAGCAGCACCAGCCGCGCCAGCCGCACCGAAGGAGACCCCATGA
- the nuoI gene encoding NADH-quinone oxidoreductase subunit NuoI: MNRVKEILGSLMLTELFKGLALTGKYALSRKITVQYPEEKTPMSNRFRGLHALRRYPNGEERCIACKLCEAVCPAMAITIESAQREDGSRRTTRYDIDLTKCIFCGFCEESCPVDSIVETHVLEYHGEKRGDLYYTKEMLLAVGDRYEADIAAAREADAKFR; the protein is encoded by the coding sequence ATGAATCGAGTGAAAGAAATCCTCGGCAGCCTGATGCTGACCGAACTCTTCAAGGGTCTGGCCCTGACCGGCAAGTACGCGCTGTCGCGCAAGATCACGGTCCAGTACCCTGAAGAGAAGACGCCGATGTCGAACCGCTTCCGCGGCCTGCACGCATTGCGCCGCTACCCCAACGGGGAAGAGCGCTGCATCGCCTGCAAGCTGTGCGAGGCAGTCTGCCCGGCCATGGCCATCACGATCGAATCGGCGCAGCGCGAGGACGGCAGCCGCCGCACCACGCGCTACGACATCGACCTGACCAAGTGCATCTTCTGCGGCTTCTGCGAAGAATCGTGCCCGGTCGACTCGATCGTCGAAACCCACGTGCTGGAATACCACGGCGAAAAGCGCGGCGATCTCTACTACACCAAAGAGATGCTGCTGGCCGTGGGCGACCGCTACGAAGCCGACATCGCTGCCGCCCGCGAGGCGGACGCGAAGTTCCGTTAA
- the nuoH gene encoding NADH-quinone oxidoreductase subunit NuoH, whose protein sequence is MGAASPIAPVWPLVWTMIKILSVVLPLMGLVAYATLWERKLIGWIQIRVGPNRVGPGGLLQPIADALKLLFKEIVVPTKATTSLFVLGPVMTIMPALAAWSVVPFGPGAALANVNAGLLLLLAITSMEVYGIIIAGWASNSKYSFMGAMRASAQMISYEIPMGFALVVVLMVSGSLNFSDIVLSQQVGTFAGMGLNFLSWNWLPLFPLFVIYFVSGLAECNRHPFDVVEGESEIVAGHMVEYSGMSYAMFMLAEYANMILIATLASIMFLGGWSAPFAFLDLGPIVGFFWLFLKMFIMVSLMIWVRGTFPRYRYDQIMRLGWKVFIPLTLIWLVVVAIWMQTPWNIWT, encoded by the coding sequence ATGGGCGCCGCCAGCCCGATCGCCCCGGTCTGGCCGCTGGTCTGGACGATGATCAAGATCCTGTCCGTGGTGCTGCCACTGATGGGCTTGGTTGCCTATGCCACCTTGTGGGAGCGTAAGCTGATCGGCTGGATCCAGATCCGCGTCGGCCCCAACCGCGTCGGACCTGGCGGCCTGCTGCAGCCGATCGCCGACGCGCTCAAGCTGCTGTTCAAGGAAATCGTGGTGCCGACCAAGGCCACCACCAGCCTGTTCGTGCTCGGCCCGGTCATGACCATCATGCCGGCGCTGGCTGCCTGGTCGGTGGTTCCGTTCGGCCCTGGCGCTGCCCTGGCCAACGTCAACGCCGGCCTGCTGCTGCTGCTGGCGATCACCTCGATGGAAGTCTACGGCATCATCATCGCCGGCTGGGCCTCGAACTCGAAGTACTCGTTCATGGGCGCGATGCGCGCCTCGGCCCAGATGATTTCCTACGAAATCCCGATGGGCTTCGCGCTGGTGGTCGTGCTGATGGTCTCGGGCAGCCTGAATTTCTCGGACATCGTGCTGAGCCAGCAAGTCGGTACCTTCGCCGGCATGGGGCTGAACTTCCTGTCCTGGAATTGGCTGCCGCTGTTCCCGCTGTTCGTGATCTATTTTGTCTCGGGTCTGGCCGAGTGCAACCGTCACCCGTTCGACGTGGTCGAGGGCGAGTCGGAAATCGTGGCCGGCCACATGGTCGAGTATTCGGGCATGTCGTATGCGATGTTCATGCTGGCCGAATACGCCAACATGATCCTGATCGCCACGCTCGCTTCGATCATGTTCCTGGGTGGCTGGTCGGCGCCGTTCGCCTTCCTCGATCTCGGTCCGATCGTGGGCTTCTTCTGGCTGTTCCTGAAGATGTTCATCATGGTCTCACTGATGATCTGGGTCCGCGGTACCTTCCCGCGTTACCGCTATGACCAGATCATGCGCCTGGGCTGGAAAGTATTCATTCCGCTGACCCTGATCTGGCTCGTTGTCGTCGCAATCTGGATGCAGACGCCATGGAACATCTGGACGTAA